AACTGCCctgaaaatcctctgtgttctacATATTCATTTGCCCTCTCCTCCCCAACTCATGGcaactactgattttttttaatactagctctatagttttgccttttccaaaatgttgtGTGGTTGGAATCATAGTATTCGGCCTTTATAGGTTCCTTCTTTCCCTAAACAGTTTGCATTTAAGATTCTTTAGTGTTTTTTAGGAACTcagtagctcatttctttttattgctgaataatatacTCCCTTGTGTCAAACTGCAGTTTATTCATGCACCTACTggaagacatcttggttgcttccaagttcaGGAATTAGTGCCTTGTGTTTTTAACTTCAGATACTTTGCTCAGTGACTCTTTCTTACAGGTATAAGGTAAAACTCTCAAAGCAGCTGGAGGAGTTTTTCCCTCCGCCGCAAAATCAGTGTATCCCATTCCAGGAGCTATAActttacccccaccccccaccccaagtcatCCTACTTGATTGAATTCAGACTTTTCATGGGGTGGTCCAATAAAAGAGGgagcttatttatttagagatttatTGGTAACCCATATATCTCCCACCCTGGCCCTTGTGGGCCACTGTAGGACAGGTTCACTGAGAAATGTGCTCAACCAAGGGTCATTATGGTCCAGAAACTTTGGCCATTGAACACAGATATTCTCAGGGATCTATATAATTCTATGTAATACTTTCTTTTAGTTTGTTGGTATTTTATGTGAGAAATAACCCAAAAGGAATTTCCCAAGAAGAGTAGGGAAGTGATGTGTTTGATATGACTGGAAATTGTGAACTTAATATGAGTGTGTGGCCACATTAGgtgaatttttaagtttaaatgattttttaaaggcatgttgtgagtcatttatttctttaatactgTTGTACAGAtaattaacatcttttttttttttctttaaaaccattAGGTAAAGGAGGTAAAAATAGACGTAGAGGTAAGAATGAGAATGAATCTGAAAAAAGAGAGTTGGTGTTCAAAGAAGATGGACAAGGTAAgcatttctgtgaattttttttttaagtaatagtgTTTTTTAACATGGAATTTCATTGTCAAAACATGAAAGGTTAGAACTGTTCATAACCCTGAATGATTACGTCCTGTGCCCCTCTTTGCCCTTCTCTGTTCCTTAGCCCTCCACACTTCTCTAGAGTGCCTCTAATCATTCCCTGGTGTCCTGTGTGCAGTGAGGATTGGAGGCGTTTCTGTAAATGTCTcggtttcattgttttgcatgaaCACTCATGATTAAGAATGAATTATACAGTTCAGAGAGAACTAAGCCTCAGAAGCTGAGGTTAACAGTTGGCATGATTTAGTAGACCTTTTTTGCTAGAAATGGTGCTACATAGTATTTTCATTAGACTGGATTTTTGAGGGATGAATTAGAGGCCTTTTCCACACTTCTCCAGTGCCATTAGCATATAATTTCAGGACATAGAATAGAGTGAAACTGAAcaattgacttttcttttcttttttttttttataaagattttatttatttgagagagagacagtgagagagagcatgagcgaggagaaggtcagagagtgaagcagactccccatggagctgggagcctgatgcgggactcgatccctggagcccgggatcatgacctgagccgaaggcagttgtccaaccaactgagccacccaggcgtcccaacaattGACTTTTCTAAACGAAGCTGCATAACACTAGTTTCCCATATTTTTGAGCAATTTCAAACCTTTGGAAAAGTTGCAGTGTTCATACAATGAATTCCCTTAAACCCttcacacatttgtgtgtgtgtgtgtttcttgaatgattttttttttttttttttttttaagatttcatttatttgacagagagagatcacgtaggcagagaggcaggcagagagagaggggtaagcaggctccctgctgagcagagagcatgacatgggactcaatcccaggaccctgagatcatgacctgagcccaaggcagagacttaacccactgagccacccaggcacccctcttgaaTGATTTTCAAGCTTGTTACAgacatgatactttttttttttttttaagattttatttatttatcagagagagagggagagagagcgagcacaggcagacagaatagcaggcagaggcagagggagaagcaggctccctgccaagcaaggagcccaatgtgggacatgatcccaggatgctgggatcatgacctgagccgaaggcagctgtttaaccaactgagccacccaggcgtcccaacatgaTACTTTTTTACCTTACCTGCTGCATTATGTTTCTTAAGAAGAATATTCTCTTATATAATCACAATAGAATTATCAGACTCAGATAATTTaacatgaatatattatatatctagtATATaatctatttttgaaattttccagTTATCCTCGTAGCTCCCAGCATATTTTAACAAAGAACCTTTTTTGATTGTCTTTTTGTATAGAACTTTGGTGGATTTTGTTCATGGCTGTGTATATATAAGCCACTAAAAATGAGGCATGTTTTGTGGCTAGAAGACCTTTTTGTTTCTTAGCTATAGTTAGGCCTGCCTCTGTTAGCTCTTGACTTCATTATGACCACCACtgcttttttcatgttttttcccctcactttGGAAGAGAGGCTGCCTTTGAATTGACCTACCATGTTGAGGCTCTAGGTGCGGTATAGTCTGAGCAATCACTTCAGCTTGTTAACCCCATGGTTGAGCCTTTCAGAGTTAGGTCTCCGTATACTTACAGACTGGTGGGTATTCTCTTAGTGGGTCAGTCTTATGTACAACTTGAGTAAGCTAAAGGTTCTGAAGCAACATCCACCTCCAGTCTTCTGTCATTTAATGATTAGAGAAGAACAGACAGGCCCACGTGCAAGCTAATGCTCATCATCTTAGTTTTCCAAATGTTAGTAAAACCAGGGGGCTTCTTGGGTTTCCTTTTGGAAGGGTTTTGTTTAAAAGTTCAGCATTTTGCCTGAGAACATCTTTCTGGCTTTACAAAAACTTTGAatgatgacttctttttttttttaaagattttatttatttatttgacacagcgagatcacaagcaggcagagaggcaggcagagagagaggaggaagcaggctccctgctgagcagagagcccgatgtgggcctcgatcccaggaccctgagatcatgacctggcagcggcttaacccactgagccacccaggcgccctgaatgatGACTTCTAATATAACAAAGACATTATgggggtaccagggtggctcagttaagcatctgccttcagctcaggtcacagtcccaggatcaacaagacccgcatcaggcaccctgctcacctgggagcctgcttctctctgtctttccccaccctccctctctccctctctcttaagtGAAtaggtaaatcttaaaaaaaattttgactagaacaggggcacctgggtgttgcagtccaactcttggttttggttcgggtcgtgatctcagggttctgggatcaagccccgcctcagtCCAATGTCAGCCCAGAGTCAGCttcggattctctctccctctccccctgcccattttccttcctctaagataaataaataaatcgaaaatgaaacaaaacagactaGAACACATAGGCATAATGGTTAGGAATAAATATGTGTAGTAAAATAAAGTCTAGGGAATAATAAACACTAAGCTAGTTATTGGTAGAACCAGAGTCTTGACTCCATAATGTCCTTTCTATAACAAGCTATTTCTTATCAGAAATGCTTTAATTACATCTGTTCATTTTGAGTAAACAGAATGACTACTGTCTTCATAACTGTAGGCTTTACTTTTGGAGACCAAGGTGGCATGTCCCAAAATGCATATTACATCTCATCAATCTCTCTCATTTGGAATGTCTCCCAAATTTGGATCTCCTTTCCCTCAGATCTTATAAAAGCTAATTTCAACAATTTGGCAAATACAAGTAGCTTAAttttagttggtttttttttttttttttttgagagagagagagagaacaagcacaagagagtgagagagggagcgagtgagcatgagtgggggagggacagagagaagcaggctcccaggtgagcagggtgcctgacagaaactccagcagactccttgctgagcgcagagcccgacatggggcttgatctcaagaccctgagaccataacctgagctgaaaccgagagtcggacGCCTAATGGACCGTGCCCCCCCGGTGCCCCCATTCTAGTCAGTTTTGTGTGGATTTTTAAGTTGCTGTTCTGAAAAGTTGAACAGTATCCTATACACTTTTGTTTTCCCTCCCCCAGAGTATGCTCAAGTAATCAAAATGTTGGGAAATGGACGATTAGAAGCGATGTGTTTTGATGGTGTAAAGAGGTTATGTCACATCAGAGGGAAATTGAGAAAAAAGGTAGGTGTGgaaatttgttttactttaaaattgtGATTAAGGTGGAAGATTGCTCCATAGTTTTTATGGGTCAGGGACCTCATTTTTGGAAGTTCCCCAAAATTTCAGTAGAACAGTGATTTATTACCTATGATAAAACAGCCAACTCCTTGATGGTAATTTTTTATGGATTCCATTTAAAGACACATTGGCATCACCTATTTTTTTCTGCTCAGAATgtttaacctgaatctaatcatgaatAAACAATCAACAAATCCACATTGAGAGAAACCCACAAAACATGGCCTGGCTTTTCATATAATGTTAATGACCTTAAAGGGGTGGGGACTATTCCAGTTGAATGAAGGTGAAAGAGACCTAATGGTTAAATGGGGTATGTGACCCATGTTTGGATTCTGGTTTCAGGGTGGGGGAAATATTTGTAAAGAGTGTTAAGAAAATTTGAATAGGAATTACAGTTAGTGTTGTGGTGATACTAAATTTCTTCAATGGGCTGCCTTGGAAGGAATGATTAATATCCCAtcatagtgagctttgaggcaGTTATATTAATCAAGTTGGGTGAAAGTCCCACAAACTCTGATTTTATATGGTTACCAAACTATAAAGGGGTTTTGCCAGCTTCTTCTTATGTGGGTTGGTGAAATGAAGAGAGGGAAGGCGATAAAAGTACATTTCTAACTTTGTATTCTCACATGTAATGGATGGATAACTAACAACTTGGAGTAATTCACTAttaaaaattccttaatttctaaTCTAGTCATTATTCTTTTGGAATTAATAAACTGTCAGGCtgttaaataagattttaacaCCCCAAATTATAGAAGATTTGAAACATCTCAGCtgcttattgtatttttttcctattctaaatATAGGTAATTCACCCACAGTTGGGTGAATAGTGTTTTATGGAAAGACTGACTCAATGTTGCtttggttctttatttttaaatatgacgTGCTGTGACTTTTCTTTCATAGGTTTGGATAAATACTTCAGACATTATATTGGTTGGTCTCCGAGACTACCAGGTACaaatagatatatgtatatatttttttctcatttgttcacTTGGTTGAATTTTGTGAGCCATTAGTGCTTAGAACTTCAGTCATGACTGTATTTGACCAGTTCCACCCCAGCATGCTGCTCACTATTGTGTCAACAAACATTTTATAAGGGCCGGTTAAGTTTTTTTAGGTATTATGCTAGATACCCTAGGCATCATGGTTCCCAAGTGGCCATTTTGTGGAGTCCGTGTTTTCACTATGGAAAAAATAACAGGCAGCGTGAATTTTTCATAAAGTTAAGTGGCTTTAccttttttgatatttaaaaagttcCCTTATTTGGAATGAGTGATGTTAGTGGTGATTTTGTTTGTGTTCTTAtttgttataataaaaatttaatcttaTGGTGGACCTCCTGtgaccatttttcttttctttttaattcatacTTGTTGAAATAAAAATCTGGGAACTCTTACTGTAGTGGATACACGTGAATGAGCCAAGCTCCCATCCCAAAATGCTTATGGCCTGGTAGTGAGAAGAGTGAGACAGGCACACAAGTAACTGCGGTAGAAACCACAATAGAAGTATGTGATCTAAATTTGAATGAGCACCAGGAAAAAATGGTAGTTGCCCTTCATAATCTCAACTTGAAGACTACTCATTTTGGGTCTCTGTAGGCCATTTGGTTTCTCCCTGTTGGAACTCATCACCATATATTTAATCACATTGAgtgatgtttctgtttttatagccTTGATCCtaccttgattttttaaaatatatgttccagagtaaagaattaaaatctttaCTTTAAATGATTGGTTCTCAACCATGAGTGAATTTTTTCCTCCAGGGAGCCAtttggcagtgtctggagacatttctggttgtcacaactgggggaGGCAGTGTCGCTGTCATGTAATGGATAGTGATGAGGGGTGGTACCAAATATCCTACATTGCAAAGGACAGTCCCTACAACAAAGAATTGCCCAGCCCAAAATGTGAATAATGCTAAGGTACAAAAAAGCCTGCTTTAATTAATAccattttgggatgcctgggtggctcagtcggttaagcgtccaactcttgatttcctctcaggtcaCAATCgcaccctgccttgggctccttgctgggtgtggagccagcttaagattctcactctcctTCCGTTGGCCCCCTCCCCCGCAAGTGTGCACTGTTtctctaacaaaacaaaataccattcTAATGTCCAGTTTCTTCTCTTGATCTTAAAAATAACCCCAGAAGTAGGAAGAATAGTTCTTTGATGGATAAGGAAACCCAAGATATGAAAGCATGTACAATTCTGACTATAAAATGACAGCCAAGACCAACTTTTCTGATTCTTAATCTTCCACAAACCACCTTCTCTACCCCTGCCACTTTAAGGGTGGTCCAGGGACCAGTGGCATCACTGGCTTTTAGGAACTTGTAAGAGATTTAGGTTTTTGGACCCCACTCCAGTCCTCCTGAATTGGAATATGCGTTTTAGCAATTTACCTTTGAACTTCTATAAACATCATAGTTCAAGACGGACTGGTTTGAATCACACTGCCTTTGCATCACTGATCTCTTTGAAGCCCTTTGGTCCTGCTTTTAGGTCCAAAGAACTTCTTGAAGTTGAAACAATCAGCTTcaacactttttttcttccttaacgGAGTGGGATTCTTTTCAAATGGGAAACATTCTATGGCAGTAGTTTTCAGTGGGACATTTGCATCAGAAACACTTAaaagggcttttaaaaatacaaattcatgaACTTCACTCCGCCTCTACTGATCTAGCTCCAGGAAATACAAAGGCTCCACTGGAGATTTCATTCGGTTCATATTCTAAGAACCTCTGATGCATGGAAAGGCATATTAATTTCCTTAGGTCATTACACATTACacatttttttagtttgtttaatCAACCCGTAAATTATGGTCCCAGGGAATTTTCGTATTTCAAAAGACTTCTAATCAAAGGATAATAAACACTTAAAAGATTGGGTTTGCACAGTTCTGCCCTTTTTAAAGTGAGATCTGTAAATATCTTCCTTAAGCTTGTTGATCACTATTCATTTATGCATGTAAGCAGCTTTATACTCTATAACCCTGAGGATGTTTTTTAGAAGGtaggagaaatttttattttttaaaagttttgtttctggggcacctgggtggctcagtgggttaagcctctgccttctgctcaggtcatgatctcagtcagggttctgggatcgagctccacatctggctccctgctcagcaggaagtctgcttccccctctccttctgcctgcctctttgcctacttgtgatctcttcctctctgtcaaataagtaaatagaatcttttttaaaagttttgtttgttttgattgataccttttttttaacatttatttgagagagcgagagcacaagcagggttagaggcagaaggggaggaagaggaacagactccctgctgagcaggaagccagatgcaggggccccatcccaagaccctgagatcatgacctaagatgaagtcagatgcttaatggactgagcgacccaggtgcctctaatactttttttttattattttgatttcagTATAATTAACAGTATAGTCATTCAGCATTTCCATATGTCATCTAGTGCTTATGACAACAAGTGCACTAGGTaggagaaaactttaaaatgtgaaaaaaggatTGTAACCACAGTGAGATTTAGTTTTTTATCcagtttgaaaataatttgggAAAGACTATTTTGGCATAATTGGTTCTAAAAGTTACTTGTCTTTTTTAGGATAATAAAGCcgatgtaattttaaaatacaatgcaGATGAAGCTAGAAGTCTGAAGGCATATGGCGAGCTTCCAGAGCATGGTAATGTCTGAGTTACTTTATTAACCTGTCATATGGTGTTCGTACTTGGTGTTACTTAGGTGAAGGAATTTTGGTAGAATTTTGCATATTTACTTTTGTGCTTCCATGGTTCGTTTTAAGTATGCCTGCTTCATAATAGTGGATACCTTAAGAAAAAAGTAACTGGGATTCTGTCCTTAATAAATACACTTTCTGGTATGGAGTTGTATTTTATACTCTGAACATCTGTATAATACTAATCAGAGGATTACTTTTGTTTCAGTATTTATTTCACAATAACTTTCTCAAGAGATTGTCATTGTTCATCTACTTTAAATGTGAAGCAGGGATAGTACTTAGGTACTGTTGTCAATTTTTATAAAGTCAGTTTTCAGTTATTATCCTAGTATTAAAAGATCCtgtaggattttttaaaaccaaTGTTGTCTCTCTGTTACCAATACAAAAGTtacgtgtttttttttaagattttatttatttatttcagagagggggagagagcaagcatgagttggggggaaagggagaagcaggttccctgttgagcagagagccccatgtggggatccatccctggacactgggatcatgatctgagccaaaggcagatgcttaactgactgagccacccaggcacctcaaaagtTACGCATTCATAGGTgataaacttaaataaaacaaaaataagtcctTCGTAACCTCACCAAAGGGGAAATGTACTTTACATACTATGTTGTAAGCCTAAGTGGCTATTtcatttggtgtttttgtttcattttgtagtGTTTTTTCTTCGTTTGGGCTTTCTTGcatattattataaaaacaatataattttacTTAAGCATGAAAATCCTCCAAAATTATTTACTTAACATTTGCAGTCTAGGAAATGCTAGTATATCAGGGAATGGAACCAGCACTTCCCAGTTCATTTTCATTGCTTAGGGATAAACGTGATTTGAATCAAGTTTCTGATTGATGAGTCTGTCTGGTGATTGGGTGTTGTTAGCATGTGCTCTAACCAGTTTGAGGCGTAGCTAGAAGTTGTAAAGGTTTCGGAATTTGTGTAACTGGAGCCTGCTTtactaaaaatatctttatgaaaTAAATACTTGGGACTATGTCAACCCAAAAAGCTTTTGGACCATGAAGGAAACCAACAGAACAAAGtggcaacctattgaatgggagaagatatttacaaatgatttaTCTAATAaatggttaatatccaaaatatgtttaaaacaaaacaaaacaaaacacaaacctcCTAcagcttggggcatctgggtgattAAGCATCTTCttttaggtcctgggatcaagccctgcatacggctccctgctctccctgctcggCATGGGattctgcctttgcccctccccctgctcctgcacatgtgcatgttctctctctcaaagaaataaatgaaatcttttttttttttttttacgattctatttatttgagagcgaaagagagatactgactaagccacgcaggtgcccctaaataaaatcttaaaaacaaaaacaagacaaaaaaactcCTACAACTGAATGCCTAAAAATCCTCCcgaataattcaattaaaaatggacagaagacctgAATGGACACTTTACATAGAAGATGTAGAAATGGCCAATAGGCCTTGAAAAGATGAttagcatcactaatcatcagggaaatgcaaatcacaaccacagtgagataatcctcataccagtcagaatatcttgtatcaaaaagataagaaataacaagtgttggcgagatggggagaaaaaggaacccgtgtgcactgttggtaggaatacaaactggtacaaccattgtggaaaacagtatggaggttcctcaaaaagtttaaaagttcctcaaaaagttaaacataaaaatacCATTCAGTCCAGTAATTTCAACACTTATTTGAAAAAGtgtatgtacccctatgtttattgcagcattatttacaatagccaagatacagaagcaacttgtgtccactgatagataaatggataaaggataTGTGATTGATACACACATACAGCTAGagtattactcagacataaaagcaaatgaaatcttcccatttgtagTAACATGAATagacttagagggtattatgccaggtgaaataaatcagagacaaataccatatgatatcacttagacttgtggaatctaaaaaaaaaaaaaaaaaaaaaaaccacgaacAAACGAGAGAAAGACCCGTAAATAAGCTATCCAGTGGTTGTTGGGAGACGGGGAGGTGGGCgaagtaggtgaaggggattaagaggtacaaactacCAGTTCTGACATaaatcatggggatgaaaagtacagtatGGGGAatgtagttaataatattgtagtaACATTGGTGACTTGGTAACCATGCTTATTCTCGTGAACATGTTGTAGTGTATATAATTGTCAAAATCAACCATGTGCGCttgaaattaatatatatgtcaactatacttgaaTTGGTGTAACTTTGACTCCGCATTTGATAACAGACCATTTTAATATTATCTTGGTTATATGAGTGTATTTGTTATTGTTTCTTTAgctaaaatcaatgaaactgataCATTTGGTCCTGGAGATGATGATGAAATTCAGTTCGATGACATTGGAGATGATGATGAAGACATCGATGATGTGAGTAGATGGATCTTATATTTTCCAACTTTTGTTTCTGAATTATCCACAGAGAAACCAGCTTTTTCTCCTGTCTTCCTTTAAACTAAAAATGTTGAATACTTGAATTAGGGTATATTTCAAGACTTGTCC
Above is a genomic segment from Neovison vison isolate M4711 chromosome X, ASM_NN_V1, whole genome shotgun sequence containing:
- the EIF1AX gene encoding eukaryotic translation initiation factor 1A, X-chromosomal, with the translated sequence MPKNKGKGGKNRRRGKNENESEKRELVFKEDGQEYAQVIKMLGNGRLEAMCFDGVKRLCHIRGKLRKKVWINTSDIILVGLRDYQDNKADVILKYNADEARSLKAYGELPEHAKINETDTFGPGDDDEIQFDDIGDDDEDIDDI